A window of Molothrus ater isolate BHLD 08-10-18 breed brown headed cowbird unplaced genomic scaffold, BPBGC_Mater_1.1 matUn_MA223, whole genome shotgun sequence contains these coding sequences:
- the B4GAT1 gene encoding LOW QUALITY PROTEIN: beta-1,4-glucuronyltransferase 1 (The sequence of the model RefSeq protein was modified relative to this genomic sequence to represent the inferred CDS: deleted 2 bases in 1 codon) produces MSRARVLGGCAWLLGALALLQTLYLRSLPPPPHHSRAPHPLPRPPRGVLDASGSFRVFWDVLGAPPGWARAPRPELVLAAHGSPGRAAAALGGSRSRGGAWGGPLSLAVFGEPRGGLQELLGALGGPCRALRGRLRLQVVQGAAGPPPRVPPPQSPPQKWPGGCRGALARLAAADPPSYALGVPYPGNLLRNVAWQGAAGGGPGPGPPPQFWGRFVLMVDADVEPSPGLREGFLELLRSGGLDPKNWGGQGGMDPKNWGDRAGWTPKTGGDRTPKTGDGSPQTGGNRTLKMGGLGDLGNPKTLGAPDGLGVPNTSGVPNSLSDPKTLGDPNARSAHNTLSAPHALSAPHAQSDPHNQSAPHIRSDPHALNAPNTPSAPQAPGAPPWARALFVLPAFELRGSGPPPGSKAELLRLWGAGEARPFYGGLCPRCQAPTAFGRWRGLPPAPPGPPRLRVAYEVPWRDPWEPFYVAPARGVPPFDEGFLQYGFNRISQACELHVAGFRFAVLDGAFVTHRGWKEPGGFHEGREAELGRNRQRFREFKRGLKLKYPNSDRRC; encoded by the exons ATGTCCCGTGCCCGTGTTTTGGGGGGCTGTGCGTGGCTCCtgggggccctggccctgctccagaCCCTCTACCTGCGCTCGctgccgccccctccccaccattcCCGCGCCCCCCATCCGCTCCCGCGCCCGCCCAGGGGGGTCCTGGACGCCTCGGGGTCGTTCCGGGTGTTCTGGGACGTTCTGGGGGCGCCCCCGGGCTGggcccgcgccccccgccccgagCTGGTGCTGGCGGCGCACGGGAgccccgggcgggcggcggcggcgctgggggGGTCCCGGTCCCGGGGGGGCGCCTGGGGGGGGCCGCTGTCCCTGGCGGTGTTTGGGGAGCCCCGGGgggggctccaggagctgctcggGGCCCTGGGGGGGCCCTGCCGGGCCCTGAGGGGGCGGCTCAGGCTGCAGGTGGTGCAGGGGGCGGCGGGACCCCCGCCCCGAGTCCcacccccccagagccccccccaGAAATGGCCCGGGGGGTGCCGGGGGGCCCTGGCCCGGCTGGCGGCCGCCGACCCGCCCAGTTACGCTTTGGGGGTGCCGTACCCCGGGAATCTGCTCAGGAACGTGGCCTGGcagggggcggcggggggcgggcCCGGGCCGGGACCCCCGCCCCAATTCTGGGGGCGTTTCGTGCTCATGGTGGACGCGGACGTGGAGCCGAGCCCGGGGCTGCGCGAGGggttcctggagctgctgcggAGCGGGGGCCTGGACCCCAAAAACTGGGGGGGACAGGGCGGGATGGACCCCAAAAACTGGGGGGACAGGGCGGGATGGACCCCAAAAACTGGGGGGGACAGGACCCCAAAAACTGGGGACGGGAGCCCCCAGACTGGGGGGAACAGGACCCTAAAAatgggggggctc ggggatttggggaacCCCAAAACTTTGGGGGCTCCTGATGGGCTGGGGGTCCCCAACACCTCGGGGGTCCCCAATAgcctgagtgaccccaaaacTCTGGGTGACCCCAATGCTCGGAGTGCCCACAACACTCTGAGTGCCCCCCATGCCCTGAGTGCCCCCCATGCCCAGAGTGACCCCCATAACCAGAGTGCCCCCCATATCCGGAGTGACCCCCACGCTCTGAATGCCCCGAACACCCCGAGCGCCCCCCAggcccccggtgccccccccTGGGCCCGGGCCCTCTTTGTCCTCCCGGCCTTCGAGCTGCGGGGCTCGGGGCCCCCCCCGGGCTCCAAGGCGGAGCTGCTGCGGCTCTGGGGGGCGGGGGAGGCCCGGCCGTTCTACGGGGGGCTCTGCCCCCGCTGCCAGGCCCCCACCGCCTTCGGCCGCTGGCGggggctgcccccggcccccccgggccccccccgGCTGCGCGTGGCCTACGAGGTGCCCTGGAGGGACCCCTGGGAGCCGTTCTACGTGGCCCCCGCCCGCGGCGTGCCCCCCTTCGACGAGGGCTTCCTGCAGTACGGCTTCAACCGCATCAGCCAG GCCTGCGAGCTGCACGTGGCCGGGTTCCGGTTTGCGGTGCTGGACGGGGCCTTCGTCACCCACCGGGGCTGGAAGGAGCCGGGCGGGTTCCACGAGGGGCGCGAGGCCGAGCTGGGCCGCAACCGCCAGCGCTTCCGGGAGTTCAAACGGGGGCTCAAACTGAAATATCCCAACTCTGACCGGCGCTGCTGa